One window of the Natrinema sp. HArc-T2 genome contains the following:
- a CDS encoding ribose-phosphate diphosphokinase, giving the protein MIVSGSTSQALAAALARELEEPLAAVEYDRFPDGELLAAAPGVADADPDRAVIVSSTVSSDAHLEVLQLQDAVREAGVEEVITVLPYMGYGRQDKAFEPGHPISARAMARAISTGADRVLTVDPHEEAVCEFFEPTATAVDAAGRLAEPLPDDLADPVFLSPDAGAINLAETVREAYGEGETDYFEKVRHSGTEVEITPSDVDVTDRDVVVVDDIIATGSTMSEAVGVLRERSVGRVYITCVHPLLARNAVTKLSRAGVEAIYGTDTIERGVSTVSVAPALASYL; this is encoded by the coding sequence ATGATCGTCAGTGGATCCACGTCCCAGGCACTCGCCGCAGCGCTCGCTCGTGAACTCGAGGAACCGCTCGCCGCCGTCGAGTACGACCGGTTCCCCGACGGCGAGCTGCTCGCGGCCGCCCCCGGTGTCGCCGACGCCGACCCCGACCGAGCGGTAATCGTCTCCTCGACCGTCTCGAGCGACGCCCACCTCGAGGTACTCCAGTTGCAAGACGCCGTCCGCGAGGCTGGCGTCGAGGAGGTCATCACCGTTCTACCGTACATGGGCTATGGCCGCCAGGACAAGGCGTTCGAGCCGGGTCATCCCATCTCCGCGCGTGCGATGGCGCGGGCGATTTCGACCGGCGCAGACCGCGTGCTGACCGTCGATCCACACGAGGAGGCGGTCTGTGAGTTCTTCGAGCCGACGGCGACTGCCGTCGACGCCGCGGGCCGACTGGCCGAACCCCTGCCCGACGACCTCGCGGATCCAGTCTTCCTCTCGCCCGACGCGGGCGCGATCAACCTCGCCGAAACGGTCCGAGAGGCCTATGGCGAAGGCGAAACCGACTACTTCGAGAAGGTTCGTCACTCCGGGACTGAAGTCGAGATCACGCCAAGCGACGTCGACGTGACCGACCGCGACGTCGTCGTCGTCGACGACATCATCGCGACGGGTTCGACGATGAGCGAAGCCGTCGGCGTCCTCCGCGAGCGATCGGTCGGTCGGGTCTACATCACCTGCGTCCACCCGCTGCTGGCTCGCAATGCCGTCACGAAGCTCTCGCGGGCCGGCGTCGAAGCGATCTACGGCACCGACACTATCGAGCGCGGCGTCAGCACCGTTTCGGTCGCACCGGCGCTCGCGTCGTACCTGTAA
- a CDS encoding heme NO-binding domain-containing protein: MHGIVHKTLKEYVVDRTDDETWDTIVDRAGLEPTLYLPVSYYDDAEIDAVLETLSGMATQDRHAIERGVGRTLAPELLSTFSAHVSHNWTVSDLLAELEGVYDDIETATDDASLPAISSRLESDHGVVTYETHRDTTYCGMAHGILDGIVAAFDGDATVTETACVHDGADACRFRVDFE; the protein is encoded by the coding sequence ATGCACGGAATCGTCCACAAGACCCTCAAGGAGTACGTCGTCGACCGAACTGACGACGAGACCTGGGACACGATCGTCGACCGGGCCGGCCTCGAGCCGACGCTGTACCTTCCCGTCAGCTACTACGACGACGCCGAGATCGACGCCGTCCTCGAGACGCTATCGGGGATGGCAACCCAGGACAGACACGCGATCGAACGCGGCGTCGGTCGAACGCTCGCGCCTGAACTGCTCTCGACGTTTAGCGCCCACGTCAGCCACAACTGGACGGTATCGGACCTGCTCGCCGAACTCGAGGGTGTCTACGACGACATCGAAACCGCCACCGACGACGCGTCGCTGCCTGCGATTTCCTCGCGTCTCGAGTCCGATCACGGGGTCGTCACCTACGAGACCCACCGCGACACCACCTACTGTGGCATGGCCCACGGTATTCTCGACGGGATCGTCGCCGCATTCGACGGCGACGCGACCGTCACGGAGACGGCCTGCGTCCACGACGGGGCCGATGCGTGTCGGTTCCGCGTCGATTTCGAGTAG
- a CDS encoding HIT family protein has translation MSTIFSQIVEGEIPARIVYEDEATAAFLDANPLSPGHTLVVPKAEYEQLDDVPADVAADLYDTIHRLVPVVEEAVDADGTTVAFNNGEAAGQEVPHVHCHIVPRFEGDGGGPIHSMFGQRPDLDDDELDDIAADIESRA, from the coding sequence ATGAGTACGATCTTCAGTCAGATCGTCGAGGGAGAGATCCCAGCGCGAATCGTCTACGAAGACGAGGCCACAGCCGCCTTTTTGGACGCCAATCCACTGTCGCCCGGTCACACGCTGGTCGTCCCGAAAGCGGAGTACGAGCAACTCGACGACGTTCCCGCGGACGTCGCCGCGGACCTGTACGACACCATCCACCGCCTTGTCCCGGTCGTCGAGGAAGCCGTCGACGCCGACGGGACGACCGTCGCGTTCAACAACGGCGAAGCTGCAGGCCAAGAAGTGCCACACGTCCACTGTCACATCGTCCCGCGCTTCGAAGGCGACGGTGGTGGCCCGATCCACTCCATGTTCGGCCAGCGACCCGACCTCGACGACGACGAACTCGACGACATCGCCGCCGATATCGAATCTCGCGCCTAA
- the ileS gene encoding isoleucine--tRNA ligase, translating to MSRFGEVDDQYDPDELEQRVFEYWDDVDAYEQTVEHRSDGESFFFVDGPPYTSGSAHMGTTWNKSLKDVYLRYLRMQGYDVTDRPGYDMHGLPIETRVEERLGFENKKDIEEFGEENFIQECKDYANEQLEGLQSDFQDFGVWMDWDNPYKTLEPEYMEAAWWGFSNAADRGLVEKGHRSISQCPRCETAIANNEVEYEDVEDPSIYVKFELEDREGSIVIWTTTPWTVPANTFVAVDEEGDYVGVRAEKEGEEELLYLADAKHEEVLKEGRYDDYEIVEKLSGEELLGWSYEHPLAEEVPDHVDAEGVFEVYAADYVDTDGDGTGLVHSAPGHGEVDFERGRELGFPIFCPVGGDGVYTEEAGKYEGQFVKDADDEIMADLEDNGALLASGTVHHSYGHCWRCDTGILQIVTDQWFITITDIKDDLLENIEDSEWHPEWARDNRFRDFVEEAPDWNVSRQRYWGIPLPVWTPEDRDDDEDMIVIGTREELAERVDQDVDPEAVDLHKDTVDDLTITEDGTTYTRVPDVFDVWLDSSVASWGTLDYPSDDSRFDELWPADLILEAHDQTRGWFWSQLGMGTAALGESPYTEVLMHGHALMPDGRAMSKSKDILVDPHEAIDRHGRDVMRLFLLSNNPQGEDMRFDWDGMQTMENHLRTLWNVFRFPLPYMRLDGFDPQQTTLEEVDDALEPLDEWVLARLQSTKAAMTAHFEDYRQDKAVDELLEFVVEDVSRFYVQAVRERMWDEADSDSKRAAYATLYRVLRETVALLAPYAPFISEEIYGTLTDEDAFDTVHMEDWPEVDEYWVDEQLEEDVELLRAIEEAGANARQQAGRKLRWPVPRVVVAADDERVVEAVERHTRMLEERLNAREIELVSPEDRWGELQYSAEADMSELGPAFGDRAGQVMNALNEARIDEPSLEAIEEAVADVLEDDEEITDEMVSFVTQTPDDIAGTAFGTDGDDRGVAYVDASLTDDIESEGYAREVIRRVQEMRKDLDLDVEERIALDLAIDDDRVADLVAEREDLISQEVRADERRTVEDGHRKEWDVDGVTMEIALEPLAAAEASE from the coding sequence ATGAGCAGGTTCGGCGAGGTCGACGACCAGTACGACCCAGACGAACTCGAGCAACGGGTCTTCGAGTACTGGGACGACGTCGACGCCTACGAGCAGACGGTCGAGCACCGATCGGACGGTGAGTCCTTTTTCTTCGTCGACGGCCCGCCGTACACGTCGGGCTCGGCGCACATGGGAACCACCTGGAACAAGTCGCTGAAAGACGTCTACCTGCGATACCTGCGGATGCAGGGCTACGACGTCACCGATCGGCCGGGCTACGACATGCACGGGCTCCCGATCGAGACTCGCGTCGAGGAGCGGCTTGGTTTCGAGAACAAGAAAGACATCGAGGAGTTCGGCGAGGAGAACTTCATCCAGGAATGCAAGGACTACGCCAACGAGCAACTCGAGGGCCTGCAGTCGGACTTCCAGGACTTCGGCGTCTGGATGGACTGGGACAACCCCTACAAGACCCTCGAGCCCGAATACATGGAAGCAGCCTGGTGGGGCTTTTCGAACGCCGCCGACCGCGGCTTAGTCGAGAAGGGCCACCGCTCGATTTCGCAGTGTCCCCGGTGTGAGACCGCGATCGCGAACAACGAGGTCGAGTACGAGGACGTCGAGGACCCCTCGATTTACGTCAAATTCGAGCTCGAGGACCGCGAGGGCTCGATCGTCATCTGGACGACGACGCCGTGGACGGTCCCCGCGAACACCTTCGTCGCCGTCGACGAGGAGGGCGACTACGTCGGCGTGCGCGCCGAGAAAGAGGGTGAGGAAGAACTCCTCTATCTCGCCGACGCGAAACACGAGGAGGTTCTGAAGGAGGGCCGCTACGACGACTACGAGATCGTCGAGAAACTCTCCGGCGAGGAGCTACTCGGCTGGTCCTACGAGCACCCGCTCGCCGAGGAGGTGCCCGACCACGTCGACGCCGAGGGCGTCTTTGAAGTCTACGCCGCCGACTACGTCGACACCGACGGCGACGGCACTGGTCTGGTCCACTCCGCACCCGGACACGGTGAGGTCGACTTCGAGCGCGGTCGCGAACTCGGCTTCCCGATCTTCTGTCCGGTCGGCGGCGACGGCGTCTACACCGAGGAAGCTGGCAAGTACGAGGGCCAGTTCGTCAAGGACGCCGACGACGAGATCATGGCCGACCTCGAGGACAACGGCGCGCTGCTGGCCTCGGGCACCGTCCACCACAGCTACGGCCACTGCTGGCGCTGTGACACGGGCATCCTCCAGATCGTCACCGACCAGTGGTTCATCACGATCACGGATATCAAAGACGACCTGCTCGAGAACATCGAGGACAGCGAGTGGCACCCCGAGTGGGCTCGCGACAACCGCTTCCGTGACTTCGTCGAGGAAGCACCGGACTGGAACGTCTCCCGCCAGCGCTACTGGGGGATTCCGCTGCCGGTCTGGACCCCCGAAGACCGGGATGACGACGAGGATATGATCGTCATCGGCACCCGCGAGGAACTCGCCGAGCGCGTCGATCAGGACGTCGATCCCGAGGCGGTCGACCTCCACAAGGACACGGTCGACGACCTGACGATCACCGAGGATGGCACCACCTACACCCGCGTCCCCGACGTCTTCGACGTCTGGCTCGACTCCTCGGTCGCCTCGTGGGGGACCCTCGATTACCCCTCGGACGACAGCCGGTTCGACGAGCTCTGGCCCGCCGACCTGATCCTCGAGGCTCACGACCAGACCCGGGGCTGGTTCTGGTCCCAGCTGGGGATGGGCACCGCCGCACTCGGCGAGAGCCCGTACACGGAAGTGTTGATGCACGGCCACGCGCTGATGCCCGACGGTCGCGCGATGAGCAAGTCCAAGGACATCCTAGTCGATCCCCACGAGGCGATCGACCGCCACGGTCGGGACGTCATGCGGCTATTCTTGCTGTCCAACAACCCGCAGGGCGAGGACATGCGCTTCGACTGGGACGGGATGCAGACGATGGAGAACCACCTCCGGACGCTGTGGAACGTCTTCCGGTTCCCGCTGCCGTACATGCGCCTGGACGGCTTCGACCCCCAGCAGACGACGCTCGAGGAGGTCGACGACGCCCTCGAGCCCCTCGACGAGTGGGTGCTCGCCCGGCTCCAGTCGACGAAAGCCGCGATGACTGCCCACTTCGAGGACTACCGCCAGGACAAGGCCGTCGACGAACTCCTCGAGTTCGTCGTCGAGGACGTCTCGCGCTTTTACGTTCAGGCCGTCCGCGAGCGCATGTGGGACGAGGCCGACAGCGACTCGAAGCGGGCCGCCTACGCGACGCTCTACCGCGTGCTGCGGGAGACGGTCGCCCTGCTGGCTCCCTACGCGCCCTTCATCAGCGAGGAGATCTACGGCACCCTCACTGATGAGGACGCGTTCGACACCGTCCACATGGAGGACTGGCCCGAAGTCGACGAGTACTGGGTTGACGAGCAACTCGAGGAGGACGTCGAACTCCTGCGTGCGATCGAGGAAGCGGGCGCGAACGCCCGCCAGCAGGCCGGTCGCAAGCTGCGCTGGCCGGTCCCGCGCGTGGTCGTCGCTGCCGACGACGAGCGCGTCGTCGAGGCCGTCGAGCGCCACACCAGGATGCTCGAGGAGCGGCTCAACGCCCGCGAGATCGAACTCGTCTCACCGGAGGACCGGTGGGGCGAACTCCAGTACAGCGCCGAGGCGGACATGAGCGAACTCGGCCCGGCATTCGGCGACCGCGCCGGCCAGGTCATGAACGCGCTCAACGAGGCCCGCATCGACGAGCCGAGCCTCGAGGCGATCGAGGAGGCCGTCGCGGACGTGCTCGAGGACGACGAGGAGATCACCGACGAGATGGTTTCCTTCGTCACGCAGACGCCCGACGACATCGCCGGCACTGCCTTCGGCACCGACGGCGACGACCGCGGCGTCGCCTACGTCGACGCCTCGCTAACCGATGATATCGAGAGCGAGGGCTACGCTCGCGAGGTCATCCGCCGGGTTCAGGAGATGCGCAAGGATCTCGATCTCGACGTCGAAGAGCGGATCGCGCTCGACCTCGCGATCGACGACGACCGCGTTGCCGACCTCGTCGCCGAGCGCGAGGACCTGATCAGCCAGGAGGTCCGCGCCGACGAACGCCGCACGGTCGAGGACGGCCACCGCAAGGAGTGGGATGTCGACGGCGTGACGATGGAGATCGCGCTCGAGCCGCTGGCGGCTGCTGAGGCCTCGGAATAG
- a CDS encoding CARDB domain-containing protein: MTARIPALAFVVVLICSLPAGVGVLEPAQAATPTGTADPSGALAASHSETLGSVGPSTGSTDVFDRTTVLRHRPDDTDVFEAETTFHVPDAVTQFEIQLQQGASVESVTGLERTGERTYAWTDATDEPTIRYTMPADRQGETYGTRSSETGYTFVDTGDWGIVAVPSLNISLRRTDPVGIEETVTVDGPGATGGHIAVFGRVTTYERATNGGTIRLVVPEAARLEESPDAILTALADARDRLEVGMRRDEVVVIAAPTEADWGPRGIQYGRADAWVVADAALDEPNPAWLHEYVHVRQRFSSAATDTTPKTAWLVEAQADYYAGLLAFERGDTDFGDFSDLLERGERSPYADGILVDRSTWADPKTDYVKGALVYGELDRRLRLATDGDRTLADVFRALNAQEGPITEADFLQTLEDYGGADVRAAAERYTRTEATPEMWSRSQQSAIFEQPVAAFEYGFGSGPIEVAGQEWPHWNASGTAGIAGASGGVIAVPVGEPVSVPATVDNVGSRDGSYDATLQVDGRPVDAHQGRLAAGKGTRHRLSWTPAEPGEYTVRVGSERLTAVVRSAASVTVTDLMVETERVEPGEPVTVTATVEAADERPAATVLAFRTADGVVAERPVALRAGNSRTVEAELRFDEPGRYQIAVGDRTATARVGSGPAAALEAVPGFGIPAALIAVAMLLIVAVRSRQY, from the coding sequence GTGACCGCCCGAATCCCCGCCCTTGCGTTCGTCGTCGTGCTCATCTGTAGCCTGCCGGCCGGCGTCGGCGTCCTCGAGCCGGCGCAGGCGGCGACACCCACTGGGACTGCCGATCCCAGCGGAGCACTGGCCGCGAGTCACAGCGAAACGCTCGGCTCGGTCGGACCGAGTACTGGCTCCACGGACGTGTTCGACCGGACGACCGTCCTCCGCCATCGTCCTGACGACACCGACGTGTTCGAGGCGGAGACGACGTTTCACGTCCCCGACGCCGTCACCCAGTTCGAGATCCAACTCCAGCAGGGTGCGAGCGTCGAATCGGTGACGGGCCTCGAGCGAACGGGCGAGCGGACCTACGCGTGGACCGACGCGACTGACGAGCCGACGATCCGCTACACGATGCCGGCCGACCGGCAGGGCGAGACGTACGGAACGCGCTCGTCTGAGACGGGATACACGTTCGTCGACACTGGTGACTGGGGGATCGTCGCGGTTCCCTCGCTCAACATCTCCCTGCGCCGGACCGACCCGGTCGGCATCGAGGAGACAGTGACCGTCGACGGACCGGGCGCGACCGGCGGCCATATCGCCGTCTTCGGTCGGGTAACGACGTACGAGCGAGCGACCAACGGTGGAACGATCCGGCTGGTCGTTCCCGAGGCCGCCCGTCTCGAGGAGTCGCCGGACGCGATCCTGACAGCGCTGGCGGATGCACGCGACCGACTCGAGGTCGGGATGCGACGCGACGAGGTGGTCGTGATCGCAGCGCCCACCGAGGCCGACTGGGGGCCACGCGGGATCCAGTACGGTCGCGCCGACGCGTGGGTCGTCGCCGACGCCGCACTCGACGAGCCGAACCCAGCCTGGCTCCACGAGTACGTCCACGTCCGGCAGCGCTTCTCGAGTGCGGCGACGGACACCACACCGAAGACGGCGTGGCTCGTCGAAGCCCAGGCCGACTACTACGCGGGGCTGCTCGCTTTCGAGCGCGGTGACACCGACTTCGGGGACTTCAGCGACCTCCTCGAGCGCGGCGAGCGCTCGCCGTACGCCGATGGGATACTGGTTGATCGCTCGACATGGGCGGATCCGAAGACCGACTACGTGAAGGGGGCACTCGTCTACGGCGAACTCGACCGCCGACTGCGGCTCGCGACCGACGGCGACCGGACGCTCGCGGACGTCTTCCGCGCGCTGAACGCCCAGGAGGGCCCGATCACCGAGGCCGACTTCCTGCAAACGCTCGAGGACTACGGCGGGGCCGACGTTCGGGCTGCTGCCGAGCGGTACACACGAACCGAGGCGACCCCGGAGATGTGGTCCCGGAGCCAGCAGTCGGCGATCTTTGAACAGCCAGTCGCAGCCTTCGAGTACGGATTCGGTTCGGGCCCCATTGAGGTAGCGGGCCAGGAATGGCCGCACTGGAACGCCTCAGGGACGGCTGGGATCGCCGGTGCATCTGGCGGCGTGATCGCGGTCCCGGTCGGCGAACCGGTGTCGGTTCCGGCCACGGTCGACAACGTCGGTAGCCGGGATGGATCGTACGACGCGACGCTGCAGGTCGATGGCCGACCGGTCGATGCTCACCAGGGTCGACTCGCAGCCGGCAAGGGGACGCGCCACCGCCTCTCGTGGACCCCTGCCGAACCGGGCGAGTACACGGTCCGCGTCGGTTCCGAGCGACTGACCGCTGTCGTCCGCTCGGCTGCGAGCGTGACCGTCACCGATTTGATGGTCGAAACCGAGCGCGTCGAGCCCGGCGAGCCGGTGACGGTGACCGCAACGGTCGAGGCCGCCGACGAGCGCCCGGCAGCGACTGTCCTCGCGTTCCGGACCGCCGATGGCGTCGTCGCCGAGCGACCGGTGGCGCTCCGGGCCGGTAACTCGAGGACGGTCGAGGCTGAGCTTCGCTTCGACGAACCCGGTCGATACCAGATCGCTGTCGGCGATCGAACCGCTACCGCACGCGTCGGGAGCGGGCCGGCTGCGGCGCTCGAGGCGGTGCCCGGCTTCGGGATCCCGGCGGCGCTCATTGCCGTTGCGATGCTCCTCATCGTTGCGGTGCGATCGCGCCAATACTGA
- a CDS encoding SDR family NAD(P)-dependent oxidoreductase, whose product MVKKRNLDGMVAIVTGAAGEIGGGIARELAAAGCDIVIADIGVTESAANDDSKPDNIDHAEDLADEIEASTDSEAVIVECDVTSADQTAEMIDATLDEFGQVDILVNNAGIITYSPVEELDESEWDAVMDVNAKGVFLCSRAAIPELKDGGTIVNTASIAGEMSAAGISHYAASKHAVMALTKTLALELAEDDVTVNAICPGIVDTPMWRDVLTPASEEPYEETIQRSIPLNRDQKPEDMGRLAVFFAENRNVTGEAVKVDGGITQDVL is encoded by the coding sequence ATGGTCAAGAAACGAAATCTCGACGGGATGGTCGCGATCGTCACCGGTGCTGCAGGGGAAATCGGAGGCGGCATCGCACGCGAATTGGCCGCTGCGGGCTGTGACATCGTCATCGCCGATATCGGCGTCACGGAGTCCGCAGCCAATGACGACTCAAAGCCCGACAATATCGATCACGCCGAAGACCTCGCTGACGAGATCGAGGCATCGACGGATTCTGAGGCGGTGATCGTCGAGTGTGATGTCACGAGCGCAGACCAGACAGCGGAGATGATCGACGCAACACTCGACGAGTTCGGGCAGGTCGACATCCTCGTAAACAACGCCGGGATCATCACCTACTCGCCGGTCGAAGAACTGGATGAAAGCGAGTGGGACGCCGTCATGGACGTCAACGCGAAAGGGGTCTTTCTCTGTTCGCGCGCTGCCATCCCGGAACTCAAAGATGGCGGCACCATCGTCAATACCGCCTCCATCGCCGGCGAGATGAGCGCCGCAGGAATCAGTCACTACGCGGCATCAAAGCACGCCGTGATGGCGCTCACGAAAACGCTCGCACTCGAACTCGCCGAAGACGACGTCACGGTCAATGCGATCTGTCCAGGGATCGTCGACACCCCGATGTGGCGCGACGTCCTCACCCCCGCAAGCGAAGAGCCGTACGAGGAGACGATTCAGCGGTCGATTCCCCTCAACCGTGACCAGAAGCCGGAAGACATGGGCCGCCTCGCCGTCTTTTTCGCCGAGAATCGCAACGTTACGGGCGAAGCGGTCAAAGTCGATGGCGGCATCACACAGGACGTTCTCTAA
- a CDS encoding uracil-DNA glycosylase family protein, whose translation MPASDPDTDGDADSAAGEPAYPTSRNVLEADCTRCPALADARECISWGTGNSDADVVVVGEAPGYGNPDAERWQGGNWTGKAYTSRHSGRRIRRMLEQLGYDDTYYTNAVKCFPADPDDPTTNREPTDEERATCRTHLLAELEAIEPTVVLATGKHATTSVLAAEDRDLEGFLDSVLEPVWCDRLGVHLVPILHPSYQDVWIGRLGYEPEAYRAAIGETLDELCA comes from the coding sequence GTGCCCGCGTCCGATCCAGACACCGACGGCGACGCTGACTCGGCAGCCGGCGAGCCCGCCTATCCGACCAGTCGCAACGTTCTCGAGGCAGACTGCACGCGTTGTCCCGCCCTCGCCGACGCTCGCGAGTGCATCTCGTGGGGGACCGGCAACAGCGACGCCGATGTCGTGGTCGTCGGCGAGGCTCCGGGCTACGGGAACCCCGACGCGGAGCGCTGGCAGGGTGGCAACTGGACCGGCAAGGCCTACACCTCGCGTCACTCCGGACGGCGCATCCGCCGCATGCTCGAGCAACTCGGCTACGACGACACCTACTACACGAACGCGGTCAAGTGCTTTCCCGCGGACCCCGACGACCCCACCACGAACCGCGAGCCCACCGACGAGGAGCGAGCGACCTGTCGGACGCACCTGTTGGCCGAACTCGAGGCCATCGAGCCGACAGTGGTGCTCGCGACCGGCAAACACGCGACAACGAGCGTGCTCGCAGCCGAAGATCGGGACCTCGAGGGGTTTCTCGACAGCGTCCTCGAGCCGGTGTGGTGTGACCGGCTCGGCGTTCATCTCGTGCCGATCCTGCATCCATCGTATCAGGACGTCTGGATCGGTCGACTGGGATACGAGCCCGAAGCGTATCGCGCGGCGATCGGCGAGACCCTAGACGAGCTGTGTGCGTGA
- the glmM gene encoding phosphoglucosamine mutase has protein sequence MQVFGSSGTRGVANEELTPAFVLRVAKAAGTAWGADHGGGRVGIARDTRYTGRMLADAAASGLASTGADVDRLGIAPTPGAQAYAEREGVPVVMITASHNPPPYNGVKLVGPDGVELSVAALEEIEETLLAESFSVAPWDETGRVREIDGVGRAYVDELLAATDRGAIADADLTVALDPGHGAGSLTSPEFFRKLGCRVVTVNSQPDGHFPGRDPEPVPDNLTDLGRLVRATDADVGVAHDGDADRAIFFDEHGEYVEGDATLAALAAAELEAGDTTVSAVNVSQRLVDVVTDVGADLELTPIGSTNIITRIQELEANGRHVPIAGEGNGGIFFPDYRLSRDGAYTAARFLELVAEKPVSELVAPYDGYVNVRHNVDYESTAERDAMLDAAANQAQAADADLNTRDGYRLDYGDAWVLARPSGTEPLVRIYAEARDGDRAETLAGDMYEALTAAKADA, from the coding sequence ATGCAAGTCTTCGGATCGAGTGGGACGCGGGGCGTCGCCAACGAAGAGCTGACGCCCGCGTTCGTCCTCCGCGTCGCGAAAGCGGCGGGGACGGCTTGGGGAGCTGATCACGGAGGGGGACGGGTCGGGATCGCTCGCGATACCCGCTATACCGGACGGATGCTGGCCGACGCGGCTGCCAGCGGGCTCGCGAGTACGGGTGCTGATGTCGATCGCCTCGGGATCGCCCCCACGCCGGGGGCACAGGCCTACGCCGAGCGCGAGGGCGTCCCGGTCGTGATGATCACCGCGTCGCACAACCCGCCGCCGTACAACGGCGTCAAACTCGTCGGCCCTGACGGCGTCGAACTCTCCGTCGCGGCGCTTGAGGAGATCGAGGAGACGCTGCTCGCCGAATCGTTCAGCGTCGCCCCGTGGGACGAGACGGGACGCGTTCGCGAGATCGACGGCGTCGGACGGGCCTATGTCGATGAACTGCTCGCGGCGACCGACCGGGGGGCAATCGCCGACGCTGACCTCACCGTTGCACTCGATCCGGGCCACGGCGCGGGCTCGCTGACCAGCCCCGAGTTCTTCCGAAAATTAGGCTGTCGCGTCGTCACCGTTAACAGCCAGCCCGATGGCCACTTCCCCGGTCGCGATCCCGAACCCGTCCCCGACAACCTCACCGATCTGGGCCGCCTCGTCCGTGCGACCGACGCCGATGTCGGCGTTGCTCACGACGGCGACGCCGACCGGGCTATCTTCTTCGACGAACACGGCGAATACGTCGAGGGCGACGCCACCCTCGCCGCGCTCGCAGCCGCCGAACTCGAGGCTGGCGACACGACCGTTTCGGCGGTCAACGTCTCTCAGCGGCTCGTCGACGTCGTCACCGACGTCGGGGCCGACCTCGAGCTCACCCCGATCGGCTCGACGAACATCATCACCCGCATTCAGGAACTCGAGGCAAACGGCAGACACGTGCCGATCGCCGGCGAGGGCAACGGCGGGATCTTCTTCCCCGACTATCGGCTCTCGCGGGACGGGGCCTACACGGCCGCGCGCTTCCTCGAGTTAGTCGCCGAGAAGCCGGTCAGCGAACTCGTCGCGCCCTACGACGGCTACGTCAACGTCCGTCACAACGTCGATTACGAGTCGACAGCCGAACGCGATGCGATGCTCGATGCGGCGGCCAATCAGGCCCAGGCCGCCGACGCCGACCTCAACACCCGCGACGGCTACCGGCTGGATTATGGCGACGCGTGGGTGCTGGCTCGTCCCTCCGGCACCGAACCGCTCGTCCGAATCTATGCCGAAGCCCGCGACGGCGACCGCGCCGAGACCCTCGCTGGCGACATGTACGAGGCGCTGACCGCTGCGAAAGCCGACGCATAA